In one window of Thunnus thynnus chromosome 23, fThuThy2.1, whole genome shotgun sequence DNA:
- the zbed4 gene encoding zinc finger BED domain-containing protein 4 — protein MDGEEEVSHMSEEMVSEPNGSIENKKREAKGTCLKIEGQDGYVFKSYSINPHDSADAKSSASSSITLDKDSPHSIDLSSQGDKQLESDIEKETDPASPALSNKCLNTDTEENTENKKYENGNDASQHIKEESGDANGMEEETQDDERLAFSSSIGPFVTKEGDEYSNLLSGYTSTLYDVAMDAVTQSLLSSMRSHTNPRKKSPAWNHFCISPRDSTKAICLYCMKEFSRGKNEKDLSTSCLMRHVRRAHPTVLLQDGADTSTNNLTSALASSLIPPSPNSPKNGDLTNSINTSASKNTSPSTSSADPDLSSKEVLPKVEPKLEPYANTDTVCNMLTSSHSNENNLEDMSDGGPERLPGTPKSASSRRRSAVWKHFYLSPADNSKAVCIHCMNEFSRGKNGKDLGTSCLIRHMWRAHKEVVIEENGQGNHIPPPYTNPPSLLSRTQLQDPLEVKKESPLLPSSPETISDELPQSMEESMDIKEESEEVMPLSGQETSLSLSFGAQGEDTPLTSSPCDRSEGPSLNQDHSVFQQNKKIMKRVKSEVWHHFIVSPVDQLKALCRYCPCVISRGKRGDFGTSCLMRHLMRRHPDVLKNQKSTDDKESSPHPYTNLTTTDAVSTKETESPASEKKPQTLPVFSKKTSKLWNHFSISPADPTKVVCLHCSRTISRGKKTTNLGTSCLFRHMQRFHGHVLENNNTISGDVPSAEVHVKQELMDTSVYETEQTRERFDEHHPVAKKITKLIAEMLALDLQPSAMVENAGLNRLLEYLQPQYSLPPSSYFTSTAIPDMYERVKDVVLTHLKEAEGGVVHFTTSIWVSSQTREYLTLTAHWATYESSVRPQGQDFHCSALLSVSQIDCDHDMHDIPKQLEYLWDSWITASGLKRGFTVTDNNTIRNTLEDHGHVTMQCFGHTIDLIVSEAIKSQRMVQNLLSIARKICERVHRSAKAKEKLAELQRVHQLPENQLIQDVPSKWRTSFFMLERLVEQKKAIDEMSIECNFREMISCDQWEVMLSVCNALKPFEVACREMNNRTATLGQVIPLIHILNRKIDLLFDETVGIDNMLKSLKEAMVSRMSATLHDPQYTWATMLDPRYKTSLFTEEEAERCKQDLIQELDLSSSTSVAVKSPLPNGCNEAPLSSNTSHSNKDNLWSLMADIRQKIKHEEKPKSSELAVLEYLEEDILDQSCDPLDYWNLKKFLWPDLAKVAARYVGCPPSIVPAETLFSTASVNCALNQPRPLLENMEGLLFLKVNLPLIYFQY, from the coding sequence ATGGACGGGGAGGAAGAGGTCTCTCACATGAGTGAGGAAATGGTCAGTGAACCTAATGGCTCCatagaaaacaagaaaagagagGCAAAAGGGACCTGCCTGAAAATTGAGGGCCAGGATGGCTATGTCTTCAAATCCTACAGCATTAACCCTCATGACTCTGCGGATGCAAAGTCGTCTGCTTCTTCCTCAATAACACTGGATAAAGACTCTCCCCATTCTATCGATTTATCTTCTCAGGGTGACAAACAGTTGGAGTCAGACATAGAAAAAGAGACTGATCCAGCTTCTCCTGCTCTTTCAAACAAATGCCTAAACACTGATACTGAGGAAAATACAGAGaataaaaagtatgaaaatggTAATGACGCAAGTCAACATATCAAAGAGGAGAGTGGGGATGCAAATGGCATGGAGGAGGAAACCCAGGATGATGAAAGGCTAGCATTTAGTAGCTCAATTGGCCCTTTTGTAACTAAAGAAGGTGATGAGTACAGTAATTTACTAAGTGGATACACAAGCACCCTTTATGATGTTGCCATGGATGCTGTCACCCAGAGCCTTTTGTCATCTATGAGGAGTCACACCAATCCGAGGAAAAAATCTCCTGCATGGAATCATTTCTGCATATCACCACGAGACAGTACCAAAGCAATCTGTTTATACTGCATGAAAGAGTTCAGCCGGGGTAAGAATGAGAAAGACCTCAGTACAAGTTGTTTAATGAGGCATGTACGAAGGGCTCACCCCACTGTGCTCTTACAGGACGGAGCAGATACATCCACAAACAATCTGACTAGCGCTCTTGCCTCATCTTTGATACCTCCTTCCCCAAACTCACCAAAAAACGGAGACTTGACAAATAGCATTAATACTTCTGCCTCAAAGAACACTTCACCGTCCACCTCCTCAGCTGATCCAGACCTGTCATCCAAAGAAGTGTTACCCAAAGTTGAACCAAAACTCGAACCGTATGCCAACACTGACACTGTTTGCAACATGCTCACATCCTCACATTCCAATGAAAACAACCTTGAAGACATGTCAGACGGAGGACCTGAGCGCCTTCCCGGCACCCCAAAAAGTGCTAGTTCCCGTCGGAGATCAGCTGTTTGGAAACACTTCTACCTTTCACCTGCTGACAATTCCAAAGCAGTATGTATCCATTGCATGAATGAATTCAGTAGGgggaaaaatggaaaagatcTTGGGACAAGCTGTCTTATTCGTCACATGTGGAGGGCCCACAAAGAGGTTGTCATTGAGGAAAACGGACAGGGCAATCACATTCCCCCACCCTACACAAACCCGCCCTCACTATTGTCTCGCACACAACTACAGGACCCACTGGAAGTAAAAAAAGAATCACCTCTTCTTCCATCCTCACCAGAAACCATATCGGATGAATTGCCCCAAAGCATGGAGGAGAGCATGGATATAAAGGAGGAATCTGAAGAGGTGATGCCTCTCTCAGGGCAGGAGACCTCACTCAGTCTCTCCTTTGGAGCTCAAGGGGAGGATACACCCTTAACTTCCTCACCATGTGATCGCTCTGAGGGTCCCAGCCTCAATCAGGATCATTCAGTTTTCCAGCAAAACAAGAAGATCATGAAACGGGTGAAATCTGAGGTGTGGCACCATTTCATAGTGTCACCAGTTGACCAGTTAAAAGCACTGTGCCGTTACTGTCCATGCGTCATCAGTCGGGGGAAACGGGGCGACTTCGGTACAAGCTGTCTGATGAGGCACCTCATGAGACGCCACCCAGACGTCCtcaaaaaccaaaaaagcaCAGATGACAAGGAATCCTCCCCTCATCCCTACACCAACCTCACCACAACGGACGCAGTTTCAACCAAAGAAACTGAAAGCCCTGCCAGTGAGAAAAAGCCACAAACCCTgcctgttttcagtaaaaagaCGTCAAAACTGTGGAACCATTTCTCCATTTCACCTGCTGACCCCACAAAGGTGGTTTGTTTGCACTGTAGCCGCACAATTAGCAGAGGCAAAAAGACTACAAACCTTGGCACAAGCTGCCTCTTCAGGCACATGCAGAGGTTTCATGGACATGTTCTTGAAAATAACAATACTATCTCAGGTGATGTGCCGTCTGCAGAAGTTCATGTCAAACAGGAGCTCATGGATACCTCCGTTTATGAAACAGAACAGACCCGTGAGAGGTTTGATGAACACCACCCGGTTGCcaaaaaaatcaccaaactTATCGCAGAAATGCTCGCACTGGATCTTCAGCCATCAGCTATGGTGGAGAATGCTGGACTGAACAGACTACTAGAGTACCTCCAGCCTCAGTATTCTCTACCACCTTCTTCTTATTTTACCAGCACTGCCATACCAGATATGTACGAAAGGGTAAAGGATGTTGTGCTGACACACCTAAAAGAGGCTGAAGGTGGTGTTGTCCACTTCACGACTAGTATTTGGGTCAGTAGCCAGACAAGGGAATACCTGACCCTTACTGCCCACTGGGCAACGTACGAGTCAAGTGTCAGACCCCAGGGTCAGGATTTTCACTGCTCCGCTCTCCTAAGTGTCTCACAAATAGACTGTGATCACGATATGCATGACATCCCAAAGCAGCTTGAGTATCTGTGGGATTCTTGGATCACCGCATCAGGGCTGAAAAGGGGGTTCACTGTAACTGATAACAACACCATCAGAAACACCTTGGAGGACCATGGCCATGTCACCATGCAGTGTTTTGGACACACTATAGACCTCATTGTTAGCGAAGCCATAAAGAGCCAGAGAATGGTTCAGAACCTTCTGAGTATTGCACGAAAGATCTGTGAACGTGTGCACCGCTCGGCAAAGGCCAAGGAGAAGCTGGCTGAGCTCCAGAGGGTCCACCAGCTGCCAGAGAACCAACTGATCCAGGATGTTCCTTCCAAATGGAGGACCTCCTTTTTCATGCTGGAGCGGCTGGTAGAGCAGAAGAAAGCCATCGACGAGATGTCGATCGAGTGCAATTTCAGGGAAATGATCAGCTGCGATCAGTGGGAGGTGATGCTGTCAGTCTGCAATGCACTGAAACCTTTCGAAGTCGCCTGCAGGGAGATGAACAACCGCACTGCCACTCTGGGACAAGTGATACCACTCATTCACATCCTCAATAGAAAGATAGACCTGCTGTTTGATGAGACTGTGGGCATAGACAACATGCTCAAGTCTCTAAAAGAAGCCATGGTGAGCAGAATGTCCGCAACTCTGCATGACCCCCAATACACCTGGGCCACCATGCTGGACCCACGATACAAGACTTCATTGttcacagaggaagaagctgAGCGATGTAAACAAGACCTAATCCAGGAGTTGGACTTGTCCTCTTCTACCTCAGTTGCAGTTAAATCTCCGCTGCCCAACGGCTGCAATGAGGCCCCTCTGTCATCCAACACCTCCCACTCAAACAAGGACAACCTCTGGTCCCTGATGGCTGACATcagacaaaagataaaacatgaggAAAAGCCAAAGTCCTCAGAGCTGGCAGTGCTGGAGTACCTTGAGGAAGACATACTTGATCAAAGCTGTGACCCCCTCGACTATTGGAACCTGAAAAAGTTCCTGTGGCCCGATCTTGCCAAAGTAGCTGCCCGTTATGTGGGCTGCCCTCCCAGCATCGTCCCAGCAGAGACACTGTTCAGCACAGCTAGCGTCAACTGTGCCCTAAATCAGCCCAGGCCTTTACTGGAGAACATGGAGGGTCTGCTGTTCCTCAAGGTCAACCTccctttgatttattttcagtacTGA